The DNA segment TGCTCCATCTGCCTGGAGTATCTGACGGAGCCAGTGACCATAGACTGTGGGCACAACTTCTGCCGAGCCTGCATCACCCAGTACAGTGAGCGAAGGAGGCCTCAATCAGGCACAAAGTTCCCCTGTCCCGAGTGCCGAGCGCTGTTCCAGAAAGGGAATTTCAGGCCCAACAGGCAGCTGGCCAATATCATAGAGCGCATCAAACCACTGAGGTTACAGCCTGGGCAAGCGCAGAATGAGAATCTGTGTGAGACACACAAGGAAAAACTCCAACTCTTCTGTAAGGAGGACGGAAAAGCCACCTGTGTGGTCCCCATAGAGGAAGTTGCCCAGGGTTACAAGGTAGGAATCACTGCTGCTCTTGGTGAAGGAACCCCTTAAGCGCCCCGTTGTGTTTCTCCAGAGCCGGCTGCTGGGGGTGAGCGGGAACTCACACGACTGAAGGGAGGTGGATCCAGGGACCCAGGCGCTGCCAGGCTGGGCAGTGAGGGGTCCATCTGGGTCCATCTCTCTGCCAGGCAGGGGTTCCGATGCGAGGTGACCACGGCCACCTTATGGTATCTGAATGGAGGAAACCAGGACCTGTGCTCTTCCCTCTTCAGTGTGTGGGTGAGGCTGAGGGGTTGGCTCAGACTGCGGGTTTGGGGCTTGCTTGCAACTTTGCAACATCAGGAAGGAAAGGCATTGGATTCTCCATTTTGCAGGCATCTCCCGTGGAGACCCGGGCATATCCCATTGGGGCGTTACCCAGCATGGGTGTGTTTGTGTTGTGGGGCtctgtgagggagggttgtttgaaGAGGGGCccaaaggggaggggaagtgcaGTGTTTAAGAGCAGGAGAGGGAGGTATGTCCAGCGTGGGACATTGGGAGCTGGCCTGAGATGAATGACATCCCCCAAACAAATGACACCTGAGAGATGAGGAAATGGGGAAAGGGGAATAGAGATGGTGCTGGATCCTGGGCCCCAGGGTCTGTGCTTGGTGTCGCACCATAGAGACATAGACCTGCACCCGCGAGGATTCCCTTGCCCTGGTGAGCGCTAGGGGCTGCATCCTGAGCCTTCAGCTGAACTCCTGCGTTCCAGAGGGCTCTGAGAGCAGCAGCCGAGTGGGGAAGAGACTCCCCCGGGATCAGCGTCTCAGCCAGACgatgccccaggccctgcagcgctgaccctgctgcctctgcccagggcATTCTCCTGGCTTTGTTACAGAAATGTGCATTGCACATAGGGCAGGACTGAGGCCACCCAAGGCCCAGGCTCCACACGGTGTCATGGGGCCCCGCTGTGACCCTGCCCCACTGACAGTGGCTGtgaaaggggcagggccggctctggcttttttgccgccccaggcaaaaaagcctccccccccgccccgcgcggcaggggagggcgccgagcccagccgcgggccgctctccccaaccggccggagcgcagcggggagggcggcgagccagccggggctccgctctccccagcggccagagcgccccggggagggcggcgagctcagtcgcggccccgctctccccggcggccagagcgccgggggagggcagcgagcccactgcagctccgctctccgcggcggccggagcgccgcgccgcccccctccaggtgccgccccaagcacaagcttggtgggctggtgcctggagacggccctgGAAAGGGGCCATGCACCCAAGGGCTGTCTGCTGTGGGTGGGGCCTGCAAACTTCTTTGACCAggcagggggtgtggctgggggctCCCTCCCTTTGGGGacactgggagcaggagcaggggggtcCCCTCTccctaagaaagagagagagagacagggaatcccccctccccgcagtACCATCTCTCttttggtggggggaagagctcTCCCCATCCTGCCACACACAGACTCCTCTGCGAGGGTACGGTTGTCAGGTTAATACCCCCAGAAACACATGGCGTCACCTCTCCGGGTGattggctcaggctctctgcagactcagggagGCGTCACTGTGTCTGTCACATTCGCGGCATGTTTTCAATATTTAATTTGCAACCCGGAGGGTTTGAAACATGCATTTTTAATGGATGCCAAGAGCCTGaggtaatcacatgactccagtagCTGGGGTCTAGACATGGTCCTATAGGGCCTCTGCTTCCACCgaccctgccccctgcagtcCCCGCCCGTCAGACAGGCAGACTAATGGCTGTTTATCTCACATGATGCCCCTGAAGGTAAAACTCCAGGAAGCCCTGGGCCCTCTGaggcaggagctggaggaggccCTGGTGCTGGTGtctgaagaggaaaagaaaatcagGGAGTGGCAGGTGGGTGTCTGGCTTCATTCTTCCCGGAGCCCGTCCCCCTGCAGCATtcctggggctgtggggctgtaaagcTGCAGGCTGAGGTTATAACCTGCTCTGGCCGTTTGCCTTGGGACGGTGCCATGGAATCGTCTCTGGTGGGGAACCCAGTGCagcagccctggggggaggggcagttccTGGCCCAGGGGCAGTGACACAGACTCACCCCAGGGCTCCCCATACACCCAAcccacactcactgcacagcCACTGTCACTGCACCCAGCCCCCCGTACTGCACACGCCCCACCCAGAGACAGTTCACGCTGCACCCCCCaactcatcctgcacccacccacccactcactgtCCTGTACACACAGACCCACTCGCTCCTCGTGCAGCCAGAACAGCCAattcggggtgtggggggggctcagaCCCTTCTTAAGAGTGGGCAGGAGACACCCCACATTCGAGGGGAaatcccctctgattggctgcctttccCCTGCCTGATAGTgaagggcagccaatcagagcgaTGATGTATGTTGATGGACAGCCCAGTCCCTCAGCTTGTGTAGCAAGGAGAGCTCCTGCCCCTATTCCCTCATCCCTCCATATGCCAACCCCCACCCACGTACCACTGCCCCCGTGCCGCCCTTTATCCCGCGCCCACGTACCACTGCCCCCTGTGCTTCCCTTTATCCCGCGCCCACGTACCACTGCCCCCTGTGCTTCCCTTTATCCCGCGCCCACGTACCACTGCCCTCTGTGCTTCCCTTTATCCCGCGCCCATGTACCACTGCCCCTGTGCTGTGCTTTATCCCCCACCCACGTACCACTGCCCCCGTGCCGCGCTTTATCCCGCGCCCAGGTACCACTGCCCCCCGTGCCGCCCTTTATCCCGCGCCCGCGTACCACTGCCCCGGTGCCGCGCATTATCCCGCGCCCACGTACCACTGCCCCCGTGCTGCGCTTTATCCCGCGCACAGGTACCAGTGCCCCCCGTGCCGCCCTTTATCCCGCGCCCACGTACCACTGCCCCCGTGCCGCCCTTTATCCCGCGCCCACGTACCACTGCCCCCGTGCCGCGCTTTATCCCGCGCCCACGTACCACTGCCCCCGTGCTGCGCTTTATCCCGCGCCCAGGTACCAGTGCCCCCCGTGCCGCCCTTTATCCCGCACCCACGTACCACTGCCCCCATGCCGTGCTTTATCCCCGCCCACATACCACTGCCCCCGTGCCGCCCTTTATCCCGCGCCCAGGTACCACTGCCCCCGTGCCGCGCTTTATCCCATGCCCACGTACCTCTGCCCCCGTGCCGCCCTTTATCCCGCGCCCACGTACCACTGCCCCCGTGCCGCACTTTATCCCGCGCCCACGTACCCCTGCCCCCGTGCTGCGCTTTATCCTGCGCCCAGGTACCAGTGCCCCCCGTGCCGCCCTTTATCCCGCGCCCACGTACCACTGCCCCCGTGCCACGCTTTATCCTGCGCCCACGTACCACAGCCCCCGTGCCGCGCTTTATCCCGCGCCCACGTACCGCTGCCCCCGTGCCGCGCTTTATCCCGCGCCCAGGTACCGCTGCCCCCGTGCCGCGCTTTATCCCACGCCCACGTACCGCCCAGGTACCACTGCCCCCAGTGCCGACCTTTATCCCGCGCCCACGTACCCCTGCCCCTGTGCCGCACTTTATCCCGCGCCCAGGTACCGCTGCCCCCGTGCCGCACTTTATCCCGCGTCCACGTACCGCTGCCCCCGTGTCGCGCTTTATCTCATGCCCACATACCGCTGCCCCCGTGCCGCCCTTTATCCCGCGCCCACGTACCACTGCCTCCGTGTCGCGCTTTATCCCGTGCCCACATACCGCTGCCCCCGTGCCGCGCTTTATCCCGCGCCCATGTACCGCCCAGGTACCACTGCCCCCCGTGCCGCCCTTTATCCCATGCCACGTACCACTGCCCCCGTGCCGCGCTTTATCCCGCGCTCAGGTACCACTGCCCCCGTGCCGCGCTTTATCCTGCGCCCATGTACCACTTCCCCCGTGCCGCGCTTTATCCCGCGCCCACGTACCACTACCCCCGTGCCGCGCTTTATCCCGCGCCCACGTACCGCTGCCCCCGTGCCGCGCTTTATCCTGCGCCCATGTACCACTGACTCTGACCCCATCCCACTCCCCATGGTCGATCCTGTCCTCCCCCAAGCTGTTCCCCCACTGCGTTCCTGGTCCCAGCTCTCCCTTCTTACCACAGGGGTCTTCTCGGGACCCTCTGATTTTAGGGAGAGCCCAGATGCTCCCACTCAAGCTTCACTGTTCAAGGGGTCACCAAGGGCAGCCACTGCCTGCCCCCAGTCCAGCAAGAGCACCAGGCTGTACAGGAGAGGGACACGgccctcccaccctgctcctcaGACTCCCTCCCACAgatcaggggaggggctggggatggagATACAGGAGCAGTGACTGGGAGTGTGACCCAGTTACTTTTTCTCAGAAGGGCATTTTGCATTTCCCTTACGGTGACCCATTACTCTAAAGCCTCCTATGGGTACGTGATCCTCGTAGCCCACGACTAGCAGCCCTGCTCCCTAACCCCGAGTCAGAGTCAGCTCAGTGtctgcccagctctggctcctGTGGTTTGTTCCCGCTCCATTGTTTACTAAAGGGCAAAGTGGAGAATCGGAGACAGTCGATCACACGTGAATTTAAGACGCTGCACCAGGTTCTGAGTGAGGAAGAGCAGCTGCTCCTGCGGAGACTGGCGGCGGAGGAGAGGGAGACGCTGCAGAGACTACAGGACAATATAACAAAGCTCTCGGAGCAGAGCACCACTCTGATCAATCTCATCACAGCGCTACAGGAGAAGTGTCAGCAACCGGCCGCTGAGCTACTGCAGGTGAGACTGTTAACAACCTCCCCATCATCCATCCTGCAGCCTTAAACCCTCCGGTCAGGGACCAGAGCCCAGGAATTGTGACCAATCCTATTTCCAGTGCCTGCTCTGACAGTTTCCCGACACAAACAGAAGCCCAGGCGTGACATCCTGTCACAGCGACACGCGCAGTCTGTGTTAGAGGGAAACGCAGACATAGCAGGGGCTTTGCCTGTCGAACGGGTGGGGCAGAAGGAGCAAGGGGTTGATGTGGTCCCTGCTGCGACAGCTGGAACCTGACCCAATGCTGCCGATGAGCAGAGATTCTCAGCTCTGTGGGGACAAGGGGGcgtccagaggagagaaacacaAGACAAAGTGGACTCTCAAATTCATGACATGAAAGGGCCAAGCCTCTCATCACCGGCCATTGGTGCTGGGGGCCTCCATCTCTGGGTGCCAGTCTGGGATCACTTGGCCTGATAGTGGGAAGTGctgagcagtgggagctgcagctgctccaggtgaggatctgggccctgtcGCCTTAGAtctgcagcaggaagctgcacAGGTGTGAGGCTGGGGACAGTTGGGTGCAGctctgcagggaaggggagggacagaCAGGTGCGTTAGGGATGCTGCTGCTTTCCTTGTCCCAACAAAGCTCCTTGTTCCGTGTTCGCAGAACGTCACATCCCCCCCAGTCTGTGCCATGGTCACATGACACTCAGCTCCTCTGAGAGTCAGAACCAGGGCGACGGGCACCTGAAATCGGTGCTCACTGCCCAGTGTCCTGCACAGAAGCGGCTGCCCTGGCATGTTAAATATTGTGGATTCAATGTGGTAGAGAATGGAAAGTCACTCGGTGCTTTTGCATGTAGTGTTAACCCAGCTCCCTGTCTCTCTGTCTCCTTTCAGGATGTGAAAAACGCATTGATCAGGTCTGCTcccatttccttttctccttctgtTCCCGTGAGTGATGTGGGTACAGAGCAGATGAGTGATGAGGGGACGTTTTCTTCACAGGAGTGAGCATGTGAAACTCCAGCCACCAGAAGCCGTttctcctgccctgaagaacgGGTATAAAATCTGCCTTGACATGAGGGAAATGCTGAAGAGATTCACCCGTGAGTGAGCGCGCCTCGGCTGGGTTTCCTCTACATGTGGGTGGGGAGGTGAATCGCCAGGTGTTGTGCATGGGGACAAATGATGAGGGCCACATTGTGACCGGCAGGCTGGTGTGGCAGCAAACCCAAGACCTGGCCTCCCTAAACTAGGAGAAATCCCCTTGCTGGGGATGTTGACAGTCATTCACTGCAAGTCACTGGGGTCTGGGCTCCATTTCTTAGAGAGGGTTGAAGTAGAGCCGGGCAAAATGTTTTTGGCAAATAGTTAATTGGCCAGAAAATTATATTTCGGGTTGACTGAAACGATTTGTGAATTCATGCTTGATGAGTCGCGGCAGACATTATCCATAGGCTAGCTGAAGCGTCCCCAGGTGAGGACAAGCCATTTCCACGGCCTACTGTTTTCGCTGCTGGACCATtggcactgtctggcttcttcattgttgtacctgaaaggctagttgtgggtgttacccagagcaagcacatttgaaatacagatacatagtcaatattcctaactttagatacaaaaatgttacatgcacacaaataggttcatcatattcagcaaatcataacttttccatagacacctcacgtggcacattttgtacaagatgtagCTTAAAGTGTGAACTGGGACTGGCCCCCGGTGCAGCTTCTCCCAGATGGAGGAGGCAGTAAGTGGGGTAaagtcccctcccctcctcactgccctggcCTCATTAGCAACAGTCCCTGTTCCCCCAATACCCGGTTACACTTCCCAGCACcgcgctctgccctgcccagtcaTCCTGCCCATGCCCTGGGGAGAGGCCGGGTTGGGCaagggaagggcctggctgtggGGTTTGCCTGGGTGGCAGGCGATGCCCATGGGGCCGGCCGGGAGAGTCCCAGCTGCGCCCCTGGGGCAGGACTGCCCACCCAGTGTGTGGAGGGATGGCACCGACCTGCTTTTAGTAACAAACCAACTGTGCATGGCCCCAAAGCAACAGAGATTCCCTGGGGCCTGGCCCTTCCATCACTTCCGTCTGCACCCTAGGCACCCACCTCTCTCCTCATTCCCTctacccatccccttccccctgccccctccaataCCAGCCAGTCCCTTCCCCCTACACTGTGGCACTCTTACGCTCCCCCTTCCCTACTCCCTTTGACACTCCCAACATCTGCTTCTTCCCTATTGGTTCCAGGGCCACCCCTCATCCTCCAATGCCTCATCCTCCaatgcctgcccctccccacacccttgGTTCCCCCAAGCCTGATCCTCCTCTTCTCTTTGCTTTCCCAGCCTGGTATCTGCCCTCTGgagcctgcccctcctccacccccactgatATCTCCCCcttgtcctgcccctcccctctaaccccactgtcacggagtatggggggactcagggccctgcacccccggcttcctgcgattcaccatgactctcagccagccagtaaagcagaaggtttatttagacgacgggaatacagtccgagacaggtcttgcaggcacagacaacaggatacccctcagttaggtccatcttggggtcctcgggcccccagcccccctccagaggtcagagccctccctgcctccagccacctcaccagccagcttccccgacTCCGCCctcagcctttgtccagtttccccgggcaaaggtgtcacctcgccccagccccctcctgggttctcatgttacaggctcaggtatttcccttcagtcattcccccatcccccaacgcagaccatcctagccacactcccctgtcagcacttacagatcacagtaagaacagtcccagttcgtcacacccactcacacacagacacagacacacacacacacacaccagtattCTCCTCAAGTTCTTTCCTGTGGGTGGACAAGGCCCTAACACCCCTTTAAGGCAACAACATCCCGACACAGCGATTAATGGGGACACAGGTTAATTTCCCTTAAATCCCAGTGACCAGCCCCTGCCCTCAGCACTGACTCTGTGACTTTCTCCCCAGTGgacgtgactctggatccagacacggctcatcccAACCTTGTTCTGTCTCAGGATAGGAAACGTGTGAGACACAAAACCAAACGACAAAATCTGCCCAATAATCCTGAGAGATTTGATCCCTGTGTCTTTGTCCTGGGCGCTGAGGGATTCACGGGCGGGAGGCattactgggaggtggaggtgggagacAAGACTAGATGGAAACTGGGGGTTTGTAAGGAGTCTGTGAGCAGGAAGAGTCCAGATCACCTGTCGCCTAAAAATGGATACTGGACTGTGTGTCTGAGGGATGGGGAATACGAGGCCCTCACCTTCCCTGTAACCACCCTCCCCGTGGGCATCAGGCCCAGCCAGATGGGGGTTTTCCTGGACTATAAGGCAGGCGAGGTCTCATTTTACAATGTGACTGACAGGTCCCATCTCTTCACTTTCACTGACACCTTCTCCGGGACAGTCCGCCCTTTCTTCAGTCCCTGTGCCAATGCTGGGGGTAAAAACGCAGCTCCCCTGAGAATCTGCCCAGTCCCAGCTCAGGCCGGAGGGAATCTTTGTCCCTGAAGGTGACACCTAAGCTGGCCACTCACACATTGCTGGAAGATCAGACGTCCTGACCCTTCTGGAACAGTGTGACCCTGCCCCCGCGGGTGTGATGGTGGAAAGGACGTCACCttcccccacttcccacccccacccctctcactTTCCAGAACCCAGCCTCTGAcgggggggagaggagatagGGGTGCAGGCTGCTGAGCTGTGTAGGGTCCAGGGCAGGAAGGAGTTTGTAGAAGCAGGAAGGGAAGAGCCCAGATCATAAGAGAAAGACTTGGGGGGAGGCCTAGCATTGGGCTAAAAGGTACTGGGGGtcgcagagggcagcccagaggtaggctggagctccccagctcctctgcctttccccagccctgctccactcaggtaccctgtctctagcttcctgcagccaggcccatctccctctgaatgcagagagtgaCCATCTCCTtactcctggctcaagcctttatacaggccagctggggcctgattggggcatggcccagctacagctgcttcccccaatcagcccaggtctttccttccaacgccccagccctctgcagggctggctttaacccttcccaggcaagagcgggtgaccaccccgctacactgccCCATCACAGTTTGCTTCCCCCCTTTACCTATCCTCTTGCCCCGGGGTTGCAGATTGTGATGGACGGGAATCATTCACTCCTGTCAGAATTTCTACCCATGTAACATCTCAATTTTAAATACTGAGAGACAGACAAAAAGAGATTTTTCTAATTTAGAAAATGCTACGATTGTAACAAGGTGTGAATACaagaatattttaatttacatttcaacAATATTTCAGAAACATACTCTTAGAAATGGAATTAACATGTATTGTTTGAATGTTCATTGACATGTACATTCAAATTTAACTTCTCTAAATaccttatttttgttgttgttttaactgTTATTTCAAGAAATCCCAAATATTTATCGttacaaaataattataaaaCTGTTAGACCAGTTTATTCAATTCTATGTACAGCACAATGTTCACGGGTTATAAACATCACAACTACACACACGTTCAGGTCTTTCAGGACTTGCACTGCACCTTTCAAAAGTAATAGATGGAAAATTGATGCCACGGAACTAACgatgcaaaatattatttcagtTCACTCCTACAAGAGTATAAAATAATATTCCTTGAACTTCTGCTAGACTTCATGTGATTTTTAACTCTCTAGCTACACACAATACTcccgagggaattctgcaccccggcacatgcacagaattcttGTCAGATGCAGGTttcttttcctgcagaaaaacATTCTGCcgaagaagtgctgcagttcttccTTTCGCCCACCAGAGGCCGAGGTGGCACCAGCCCAGCCGGCTGCTTTCACCACCGCAGCCTCTGGTAGAGCCCGGTTAGGTGGCAGGGGGGCCACACAGGGCTGCTGAGGGGCCACAGACTGAGGGCTCGAAAGGGCTAGTTGCAGGGACAGACTGGGGCGCGGGCTCGGAGCTAGTAGGATGACAGCGTTGAGCTAGGGTCTGAGTGGGTGGGGGctccacatggggatggggggtaggGTGAGTgaagggacacatggggatggggagcagggtgcagggacagggcagatgtgtctgactgaatgggagaggctcagggtcagccagggtctgcatgggggaggttcCCCATCTCCCGAACAATCCCTCTCCCCCAAGAGAAACTGTTCCATGCATCTCCCACCCACACTCAACAACCCTCCAGATTCACTCCCAggcttcttccctctccctcagctcgtCCGTTACcccgactcccccaagcctttgtaTGGCTTCTcaggggtgcgggaaatacgtttctgtactgtagtttaaatgaattagcACTCAAAGCTCTGTACTAATATGCCGAGTAAAGAATCTATTAGTCAATAAAAAATTGCTGaatctttttatttgtattgttacagacatacttgttgacaggtattttgaaataaattaccaaataattgaaaccagcatgattatattatgttattttgacaaataaaatatgcagaattttaaaatattgtgtgcagaatttttaatcttTTGGTGCAGTATTTCCCCAGTAACACGCTGGTCATTAATATAATTCTGTCATGTATGTAGAGGTGCTGTATGACAAATTATAAATGTGTGCTGAAATATGAAGATAAAATATGTTTGGCAGGCATTGACTAAGCCCCACCCGACCTAGCCAAAGGAACGTAGAACGTTGTTCTATCCATCTGAAGGAGCGCAGGCAATCTCCTTACTGTCTCCCCCTGCCTGAGGAGAGCGCGGGCGATCCCCTGACTGTCCCTATGTTCCTGAGGGGAGCGTGGGTGATCCCACAACTATCTGCCCCTGCCTGGTGTGTTGCCACTTTTGCCATCAAAGGGCTTGGCCGAACTACTCTGGCAGAGAGCAATTGGCCTGGGAAATGTCAAAGAGCCTCCCTACACTGTGGGGACTTTTTCCACCATGAGTAATGCCTATTGCTGCCTCAGAGAGGTTAGATCCCTGGGCGAATTGGCACTTTCATCACCTCACTGCACTCAAGCAGCTTCAGGCCTGCAACATCTCATCCCCGTACAGGGGTTCCCCCACATTACGGAGTCCACTGTGTGGAATAAACTGGACTCGTGAATCCAGGGCAATCCACCCTAGGGGTTGTGTCACTTGCCTTTATAGGCTTCCTGTTTATTTCCCCTTGTAAATAAAGTGTACATTGAGTGTTGGTTCATCCATTACGGAGGGGGCAGAAGAGTGTATGTACGAGGCATCAGGCTAGTCCTAGGGGTAAGGACCAGGTCAGCTATCATTGGGGGGTAGGGTACGTTCCTGACTCCCTTAAACAGTCGGGTGGGGGCACCTCCAGTTAGAAGCTGAGACCCCAGGTGGTTGAAACCCACTGCGGCTGAAGCAGAGGGGTAACAGGTGAGGGCGCCTGTTGATGATTAGCTGCCCTTGGAGATACAGCGACCTATAAAACTCCATGACATCCCTTGAAGCAGTTTGTCAGTTGTCTGGTGGCTCGCTATGTTCTGTGGTTTAGAtttacaggggtgggcaaactttttggcctgagggccacatctcgATACGGAAATTATATGGGGGGCCAtaaatgctcacga comes from the Emys orbicularis isolate rEmyOrb1 chromosome 11, rEmyOrb1.hap1, whole genome shotgun sequence genome and includes:
- the LOC135885409 gene encoding E3 ubiquitin-protein ligase TRIM39-like, yielding MASATPIGKALEEATCSICLEYLTEPVTIDCGHNFCRACITQYSERRRPQSGTKFPCPECRALFQKGNFRPNRQLANIIERIKPLRLQPGQAQNENLCETHKEKLQLFCKEDGKATCVVPIEEVAQGYKVKLQEALGPLRQELEEALVLVSEEEKKIREWQGKVENRRQSITREFKTLHQVLSEEEQLLLRRLAAEERETLQRLQDNITKLSEQSTTLINLITALQEKCQQPAAELLQDVKNALIRSEHVKLQPPEAVSPALKNGYKICLDMREMLKRFTLDVTLDPDTAHPNLVLSQDRKRVRHKTKRQNLPNNPERFDPCVFVLGAEGFTGGRHYWEVEVGDKTRWKLGVCKESVSRKSPDHLSPKNGYWTVCLRDGEYEALTFPVTTLPVGIRPSQMGVFLDYKAGEVSFYNVTDRSHLFTFTDTFSGTVRPFFSPCANAGGKNAAPLRICPVPAQAGGNLCP